A portion of the Paenibacillus hamazuiensis genome contains these proteins:
- a CDS encoding ABC transporter ATP-binding protein: MSSASATAPAPEPRDKRKLLKRYFVFVKPYRYYLLAIISLGILQFIVPLAGPWMTKIMIDEVLPRKESYWTLGKVIAVLAGIQLFGMAANFTRNLVTSVMGNRMVHDTRTELYRHLQSLSQRYYDSRQIGSIVSRVINDVNGAQNLVNGGVINFAVDLFSVFFAGYMLFYLHGELALWGIVLLPLYYLTFTNMNVRIRFAWRAVHRQMERISGVLVERVAGMKIVQSFNREDTELARLEKQAKNHYDYVMSAQILSNLLGRISQSFNNAGSLIIWFVGGRLVMEGHMSTGELVAFQAYLSQMYNPIQRFSEVNVTIQNSLTNIERIFEVFDIEPDVKNKENALPLKQCKGDVEFRGVSFTYVSERPLSNIVSKNGDPDLVERIRPAKKFYLLPPKTATDPPQIVVEEREALLDISFHAKPGEVIALVGPSGAGKSTLINLVPRFYDPDEGAVLIDGIDIRDYDVRDLRKHIALVLQDNVLFSGTVYENIVYGNPDATPEQVYAAAKAANAHDFVMGWEQQYDTVLGERGIRLSGGQKQRIAIARALLKNPRFLILDEATSALDAESEALVTEALEKLMKGRTTIIIAHRLATITRADQILVMDRGRIAERGSHEELLKLGGLYRDLYEKQLKAMRPEELQKLLRTAN, encoded by the coding sequence ATGTCTTCAGCATCAGCTACAGCACCAGCGCCCGAGCCTAGAGACAAAAGAAAGCTGTTAAAACGATATTTCGTTTTTGTAAAGCCTTACCGCTATTATTTGCTCGCGATTATTTCGCTCGGCATTTTGCAGTTTATTGTTCCGCTCGCCGGACCGTGGATGACCAAAATTATGATCGACGAGGTGCTTCCCCGCAAGGAAAGCTACTGGACGCTCGGCAAGGTGATCGCCGTGCTGGCGGGCATCCAGCTGTTCGGCATGGCGGCCAATTTCACCCGCAATCTGGTGACGTCGGTCATGGGCAACCGGATGGTGCACGATACGCGTACGGAGCTGTACCGCCACCTGCAATCGCTGTCGCAGCGGTATTACGACAGCCGCCAAATCGGCAGTATCGTCTCCCGCGTCATCAATGACGTGAACGGCGCGCAAAACCTCGTGAACGGCGGCGTGATCAACTTTGCCGTCGACCTGTTTTCGGTCTTTTTCGCAGGTTACATGCTGTTTTACTTGCATGGCGAGCTGGCGCTGTGGGGCATCGTGCTGCTGCCGCTTTATTATTTGACCTTCACCAACATGAACGTGCGCATCCGCTTCGCCTGGAGGGCGGTTCACCGGCAGATGGAGCGCATCTCCGGGGTGCTGGTCGAACGCGTCGCCGGCATGAAAATCGTTCAATCGTTCAACCGCGAGGACACCGAGCTGGCCCGACTCGAAAAGCAGGCGAAAAACCACTACGATTACGTGATGTCCGCGCAAATATTGTCCAACCTGCTCGGCCGCATCAGCCAGTCGTTCAACAATGCGGGCAGCCTGATCATCTGGTTTGTCGGCGGCCGGCTCGTGATGGAGGGGCACATGTCGACCGGCGAGCTCGTCGCCTTCCAGGCGTATTTGTCGCAGATGTATAATCCGATTCAGCGGTTTTCCGAGGTCAATGTGACGATCCAGAACTCGCTGACGAACATCGAGCGGATTTTCGAAGTGTTCGATATCGAACCGGACGTGAAAAACAAGGAGAACGCATTGCCGCTGAAACAATGCAAAGGCGACGTCGAGTTCCGGGGCGTCTCGTTTACTTACGTGTCGGAGCGGCCTCTTTCCAATATCGTGAGCAAAAACGGCGACCCCGATCTCGTCGAGCGCATTCGTCCGGCGAAAAAGTTTTATCTGCTCCCGCCGAAAACGGCGACGGATCCGCCGCAAATTGTCGTGGAAGAACGCGAAGCGCTGCTCGACATCAGCTTCCACGCGAAGCCCGGCGAGGTGATTGCGCTGGTGGGGCCGAGCGGGGCCGGCAAATCGACGCTGATCAACTTAGTGCCGCGGTTTTACGATCCCGACGAAGGTGCGGTGCTGATCGACGGCATCGACATCCGCGACTACGACGTCCGCGACCTGCGGAAGCATATCGCGCTTGTGCTGCAGGATAACGTTTTGTTTTCCGGTACGGTGTACGAAAACATCGTCTACGGCAATCCGGATGCGACCCCCGAGCAGGTATACGCGGCGGCGAAGGCTGCAAACGCCCACGATTTCGTGATGGGCTGGGAGCAGCAGTACGATACGGTGCTTGGCGAGCGAGGCATACGGCTGTCCGGCGGACAGAAGCAGCGGATCGCCATCGCGAGGGCGCTGCTGAAAAATCCGCGTTTTCTCATCCTCGACGAGGCGACATCTGCTCTCGACGCCGAATCCGAAGCGCTCGTCACCGAAGCTCTGGAGAAGCTGATGAAGGGGCGAACGACGATCATCATCGCCCACAGACTCGCCACGATCACCCGTGCGGATCAGATTCTCGTGATGGATCGAGGAAGGATCGCCGAACGCGGCAGCCATGAGGAGCTGCTGAAGCTGGGCGGCCTGTACCGCGACCTCTACGAGAAGCAGCTGAAGGCGATGCGCCCCGAGGAGCTGCAAAAGCTGCTGCGTACGGCGAACTGA
- a CDS encoding ABC transporter ATP-binding protein: protein MPKENNNTKPGEEISGSYHVSPEERKAAFRAIVAFAKPHRMTFVSVFFCTLIAITADLLQPYLVKIAIDDNLLIGKNDFRMLLIICGTYLGLTVLSFGFTYLQNNLLQYAGQSIVSRIRKDLFEHISKLHMAFFDRFPSGSLVTHVSSDTESLNQFFTQVFLSLIRDGMTLLFIVVMMFQLDWTLACYSLILIPIIFAIAIAFRSYMRKTYQISRTQLSRLIAFVAENLAGMNLIQAFHQEKNQEKLFAEQNNRYLRANLREIRTNVLFNRSFDILGNVAVAFLVWVGGMAVFHKSIEFGVLYAFITYIRQFFQPINNITQQWNTLQSATVSMDRLYRLFTTKPEITDSPVCKQVDPDAVRGRIDYNHIQFGYSEDTTVIPDLDLHIRPGEMIGVVGATGAGKSSLMSLLCRFYDVRKGSIEIDGTDIRDIPQATLHRMVGLVQQEPYLYSGSIVDNVRLFDPQIGREQVIEACRFVGADALISRLADGYDTMLSERGSGLSAGERQLISFARIVVFQPKILILDEATANLDSHTEQLIQSALQIVSAGRTTIVIAHRLSTIMQADRILVMKMGRIVEEGTHQELLARKGYYEQLYRHSQGKAAVRAV, encoded by the coding sequence ATGCCGAAGGAGAATAACAACACGAAGCCGGGTGAAGAAATCAGCGGCTCCTATCACGTCAGTCCGGAGGAACGCAAGGCGGCATTCAGGGCGATCGTCGCCTTCGCCAAACCTCATCGCATGACTTTTGTTTCGGTGTTTTTCTGCACGCTGATCGCCATCACCGCCGATCTGCTGCAGCCGTATCTCGTGAAAATCGCGATCGACGACAACCTGCTGATCGGAAAAAACGATTTTCGCATGCTGCTGATCATCTGCGGCACGTATTTGGGGCTGACGGTGCTCAGCTTCGGATTTACGTATTTGCAAAACAACCTGCTGCAGTACGCGGGACAAAGCATCGTCTCGCGCATCCGCAAGGACCTGTTCGAGCATATCAGCAAGCTGCATATGGCGTTTTTCGACCGGTTTCCGAGCGGCAGCCTCGTGACGCACGTGTCGAGCGACACCGAATCGCTGAACCAGTTTTTCACGCAGGTATTTCTCAGCCTTATTCGGGACGGGATGACGCTGCTGTTCATCGTCGTCATGATGTTCCAGCTGGACTGGACGCTTGCGTGCTACAGCCTGATTTTGATCCCGATCATTTTTGCGATCGCCATCGCCTTTCGCTCCTATATGCGCAAGACGTACCAAATTTCGCGGACGCAATTGTCGCGGCTGATCGCTTTTGTCGCGGAAAACTTGGCGGGCATGAACCTGATTCAGGCGTTTCACCAGGAAAAAAACCAGGAGAAGCTGTTCGCGGAGCAAAACAACCGGTATTTGCGCGCCAACCTGCGGGAAATCCGGACGAACGTGCTGTTCAACCGCTCCTTCGATATTCTCGGCAACGTCGCCGTCGCTTTCCTGGTTTGGGTCGGCGGGATGGCCGTGTTCCACAAGTCGATCGAATTCGGCGTGTTGTATGCATTCATCACCTATATCCGGCAGTTTTTCCAGCCGATCAACAACATCACCCAGCAGTGGAACACGCTGCAATCGGCGACGGTTTCGATGGACCGGCTGTACCGGCTGTTTACGACGAAACCGGAAATAACCGACTCGCCCGTTTGCAAGCAGGTTGATCCGGATGCCGTCAGGGGGCGGATCGATTACAACCATATCCAGTTCGGCTACTCGGAGGACACGACGGTCATTCCCGATTTGGATCTGCATATCCGCCCGGGCGAAATGATCGGCGTCGTCGGCGCGACCGGCGCCGGCAAAAGCTCGCTGATGAGCCTGCTCTGCCGGTTTTACGATGTGCGCAAGGGCAGCATCGAGATCGACGGCACGGACATCCGCGACATTCCGCAGGCGACCCTGCACCGAATGGTCGGCCTCGTCCAGCAGGAGCCGTATTTGTATTCCGGCAGCATCGTCGACAACGTCCGGCTTTTCGATCCGCAGATCGGCCGCGAGCAGGTGATCGAAGCGTGCCGCTTCGTCGGGGCCGATGCACTGATCAGCCGGCTCGCGGACGGGTACGACACGATGCTGTCCGAGAGGGGAAGCGGTCTTTCGGCCGGGGAGCGGCAGCTCATCTCGTTCGCCCGCATCGTCGTATTCCAACCGAAAATTCTCATTCTCGACGAGGCGACGGCCAACCTGGACTCCCACACGGAGCAGCTGATTCAATCGGCGCTGCAGATCGTTTCCGCAGGCAGAACGACGATCGTCATCGCTCACCGGCTTTCGACGATCATGCAGGCGGACCGGATTCTCGTCATGAAGATGGGACGGATCGTCGAGGAAGGCACCCACCAGGAGCTTCTCGCGAGAAAAGGCTACTACGAGCAGCTGTACCGGCACTCTCAAGGAAAAGCGGCGGTAAGAGCGGTGTAA
- a CDS encoding ABC transporter permease yields the protein MMKHHLFWPLSMLGALLLFNLIYSPDFFTVNMRDGHLYGSLIDILNFGSPLILIALGMTLVIATGGIDLSVGSVVAIAGAISCLIVSKGSDQNELALVLTAVAVSVLLSLFAGVWNGFLVAGAGIQPIVATLILMVAGRGVAQLITDGQIITVSSTPYKYIGAGSLFTLPFCIFIVAAIFILAYLLTRKTALGLFIEAVGCKPTASRLAGVRSSLVILAVYMFCGLCAGIAGLILCSNVSSADGNNAGLWYELDAILAVVIGGTSLNGGRFYLGGTLVGALIIQTLTTTIYMIGVPPETTLVVKAFVVTAVCLIQSESFRQAVRLRRSKRQWIKGKELNPHA from the coding sequence ATGATGAAGCATCACTTGTTTTGGCCGCTCTCCATGCTGGGGGCGCTGCTGCTCTTTAACTTGATCTATTCTCCGGACTTTTTTACCGTCAACATGCGGGACGGTCATTTGTACGGCAGCCTGATCGATATATTGAATTTCGGCTCCCCGTTAATTTTGATCGCGCTGGGAATGACCTTGGTCATCGCCACCGGAGGAATCGATTTGTCCGTCGGCTCGGTTGTGGCGATTGCCGGAGCGATCTCCTGTCTTATCGTCAGCAAGGGCAGCGATCAGAATGAGCTGGCACTCGTGTTGACGGCGGTCGCCGTCTCCGTGCTGCTCTCTCTTTTCGCCGGTGTATGGAACGGGTTTCTCGTAGCCGGAGCCGGCATTCAGCCGATTGTCGCCACACTCATCCTGATGGTGGCCGGTCGCGGGGTGGCGCAATTAATCACGGACGGGCAAATCATTACCGTGTCCAGCACGCCGTATAAATATATCGGCGCGGGATCGCTCTTCACGCTGCCGTTTTGCATTTTTATCGTTGCGGCCATCTTTATACTGGCTTATCTGCTGACGCGAAAAACGGCGCTCGGACTCTTCATCGAGGCGGTCGGCTGCAAGCCGACGGCCAGTCGGCTCGCTGGAGTGCGCTCGAGCCTGGTCATCCTCGCGGTATATATGTTTTGCGGCTTGTGCGCCGGCATTGCCGGGCTCATTCTTTGCTCCAACGTATCCAGCGCAGACGGGAACAATGCCGGGTTATGGTACGAGCTGGATGCGATTTTGGCCGTCGTGATCGGGGGCACTTCGTTAAATGGCGGCAGATTTTATTTGGGCGGGACGCTGGTCGGCGCGCTTATTATCCAGACGCTGACGACGACCATTTATATGATAGGCGTCCCCCCGGAGACGACGCTTGTCGTGAAAGCGTTCGTCGTGACGGCCGTCTGCCTGATTCAATCGGAATCGTTCCGTCAAGCGGTCCGGCTTCGCCGAAGCAAACGCCAATGGATCAAGGGAAAGGAGCTGAATCCGCATGCTTAA
- the yjfF gene encoding galactofuranose ABC transporter, permease protein YjfF produces the protein MLKRQYIPIAVTALLFIAMFGVGSFRYTGFFSLQVIFNLLIDNAFLLVAAVGMTFVIVSGGIDLSVGSMVALTTMISASLLKLGWPPYLVIPLVLAVGACFGSMMGAIIHYFRIQPFIVTLAGMFMARGLCYVIDINTITIDNVFYKNMAQTKIALPGGSFISVSVLIALAVVGAGYYLAHYTRTGRNIYALGGSEQSAHLMGLPIGRTKILVYAISGICSSLAGVVFTFYMLSGYGLHALGMELDVIAAVVIGGTLLTGGVGYIIGSFFGVMIQGVIQTIISFEGTLSSWWTKIVIGLLLFLFILLQRLLSERRWAQQKG, from the coding sequence ATGCTTAAGCGGCAGTATATTCCGATCGCAGTTACCGCCTTGCTGTTCATCGCGATGTTCGGCGTCGGCTCCTTCCGGTATACGGGGTTCTTTTCGCTTCAGGTTATCTTCAATCTGCTGATCGACAATGCTTTTCTTTTGGTAGCCGCGGTGGGAATGACGTTTGTGATCGTTTCGGGCGGAATCGACTTATCCGTTGGGTCCATGGTTGCTTTGACGACCATGATATCGGCGAGTCTGCTCAAGCTGGGCTGGCCTCCTTACCTGGTCATTCCGCTCGTATTGGCCGTGGGAGCTTGCTTCGGCAGCATGATGGGGGCGATCATTCACTATTTTCGGATCCAGCCGTTTATCGTTACCTTGGCGGGGATGTTTATGGCCCGGGGGTTGTGTTACGTCATCGATATCAATACGATCACAATCGATAACGTGTTTTACAAAAACATGGCCCAAACCAAAATTGCTTTGCCTGGAGGCAGCTTTATTTCCGTCAGCGTGCTGATCGCACTTGCCGTCGTCGGGGCCGGGTATTATCTCGCTCATTATACGAGAACGGGAAGGAATATTTATGCGCTGGGAGGCAGCGAGCAGTCGGCCCATTTAATGGGTCTGCCGATCGGAAGGACCAAGATTTTGGTCTATGCGATCAGCGGTATTTGTTCCTCGCTGGCCGGAGTGGTGTTTACGTTCTACATGCTGTCGGGGTACGGGCTGCACGCGCTCGGCATGGAGCTCGACGTGATTGCGGCCGTTGTGATCGGCGGTACGCTGCTCACCGGCGGGGTCGGGTATATCATAGGTTCATTCTTCGGCGTTATGATTCAAGGCGTCATTCAGACGATCATCTCTTTTGAAGGAACGTTAAGCTCCTGGTGGACGAAAATCGTCATCGGGCTGCTGCTCTTTCTGTTCATCCTGCTGCAAAGACTGCTGAGCGAACGCCGCTGGGCCCAGCAGAAGGGGTAG
- a CDS encoding NUDIX domain-containing protein gives MSGKWSESYVGQLRQWVGHRKLIVPSVRAVIFNERGEALFIRRRGDGSWALPAGAMELGESIFQCLQREVKEETGLDVHRSTLITIYTGPQYSIKNSFGDEYQGFEFLFRVEEWSGNLEKETDETAGASFFPFDRLPGGLPGYWADHHKEVVEDVNAFRGAPFIK, from the coding sequence ATGTCGGGAAAATGGTCCGAATCTTATGTAGGGCAGCTTCGGCAATGGGTCGGTCACCGGAAGCTGATCGTACCGTCCGTTCGCGCCGTCATATTCAACGAGCGGGGCGAGGCGCTTTTTATCCGGAGAAGAGGGGACGGAAGCTGGGCGCTGCCGGCCGGGGCGATGGAGCTCGGCGAATCGATTTTCCAATGCCTGCAGCGGGAGGTTAAGGAAGAGACGGGGCTGGACGTGCACCGGTCCACCTTGATAACGATTTATACGGGGCCGCAATATTCCATTAAAAACAGCTTCGGTGACGAGTATCAGGGATTCGAGTTCTTGTTCCGGGTCGAAGAATGGTCAGGGAACCTTGAAAAGGAAACGGACGAAACGGCGGGTGCCTCATTTTTTCCTTTTGACCGTCTGCCTGGCGGGTTGCCGGGCTACTGGGCGGACCATCACAAGGAAGTGGTGGAGGATGTGAACGCATTCCGCGGAGCTCCTTTTATCAAATGA
- a CDS encoding DUF3817 domain-containing protein, with translation MKKTSVNVLRVVGIIEGISYLLLLFVAMPLKYAANMPEPVRFVGMAHGILFVLFVLALLFVWIRHGWSLLRVIGAFVASLLPFGTFVLDARLRKER, from the coding sequence ATGAAAAAGACTTCTGTCAACGTTTTGCGAGTCGTCGGTATAATTGAAGGAATTTCCTATTTGCTGCTGCTCTTTGTCGCCATGCCGCTCAAATATGCGGCAAACATGCCCGAACCGGTCCGGTTCGTCGGTATGGCCCACGGCATATTGTTCGTCCTGTTTGTACTTGCTCTGCTGTTCGTCTGGATCCGCCACGGTTGGTCGCTCCTGCGCGTGATCGGCGCGTTCGTCGCTTCGCTTCTGCCTTTCGGCACGTTCGTGCTCGATGCGAGGCTCCGAAAGGAAAGGTAA
- a CDS encoding ABC transporter ATP-binding protein, whose amino-acid sequence MNNERLLLNYLKKYWYFYAAGVVCLGTANITQSYYPKVLGSFADQVQTGGVTADIVAHYSLLLLGIGVIYGTLFAGGQYTVMRLGRYFEFFTRKRLFTHFTGLSESYHSRHGVGELLSYVMNDVTAVRESISIGFNQTTNAVILILSAMAMMVLSSIPLYLILACALPLLISPFIVVYMGPIIRKRSLKVQESLAKMTESAEEQFGGIRVTKKFAVEPIMRGRFGKTVDAIRDNQLRLVRVSSLFQAALPFLGSLSLVITIIFGGYLTIQNRISLGNFVELTLYMRMMVNPLQNIGNVINTMQRSKASLERINKLLAVQPDIREIEHAEVLNKEASDIAISRLSFTYPGAGGEALHDISLSVKAGQTLGIIGKTGSGKTTLVKLLLRIYDPPEGTVRIGRQDIRRVTLESLRNHIAYVPQDGFLFSTTIRDNIAFSDREKLSAADVENASRQAQLYDNIIEFPDRFETKLGERGITLSGGQRQRTSLARGFIKDAPILILDDSVSAVDAVTETNIIHQLRQARKNKTTIIIAHRISALKHADEIIVLDEGRIVQRGTHEQLLAEGGLYASLHAIQEEGTRYAEGE is encoded by the coding sequence TTGAACAACGAACGTCTGCTTCTGAACTATTTGAAAAAATACTGGTACTTCTATGCGGCGGGAGTCGTTTGTCTCGGCACTGCAAACATCACCCAGTCGTATTACCCGAAAGTGCTCGGCAGCTTTGCCGACCAGGTGCAAACAGGGGGCGTCACGGCTGACATCGTTGCGCATTACAGCCTGCTGCTGCTCGGGATCGGCGTCATTTACGGCACTTTGTTCGCGGGCGGACAGTATACCGTAATGCGGCTCGGACGATATTTCGAGTTTTTCACGAGAAAAAGGCTGTTCACGCATTTTACCGGACTCAGCGAGAGCTATCATTCGAGGCACGGTGTCGGGGAGCTGCTCAGCTATGTGATGAACGACGTTACGGCGGTCCGCGAGTCGATTTCGATCGGATTCAACCAGACGACGAACGCGGTCATCCTTATTTTATCCGCTATGGCGATGATGGTGCTCAGCTCGATTCCGCTGTACCTGATTTTGGCCTGTGCGCTGCCGCTCTTGATCAGCCCGTTTATCGTGGTCTACATGGGGCCGATCATCCGCAAAAGATCGCTTAAGGTGCAGGAATCGCTGGCCAAAATGACCGAATCGGCCGAGGAGCAGTTCGGAGGGATCCGCGTGACGAAAAAGTTCGCTGTGGAACCTATCATGCGCGGCCGTTTCGGCAAAACCGTCGACGCCATCCGCGATAACCAGCTGCGGCTTGTCCGGGTGTCTTCCCTTTTTCAGGCGGCATTGCCGTTCTTGGGATCGCTTTCACTGGTCATTACGATCATCTTCGGGGGTTATTTGACCATCCAGAACCGCATATCGCTCGGGAATTTCGTCGAACTTACGCTGTATATGCGGATGATGGTGAACCCGCTGCAAAATATCGGGAACGTGATCAACACGATGCAGCGGTCGAAGGCTTCGCTCGAAAGAATCAACAAGCTGCTGGCCGTGCAGCCGGATATCCGCGAGATCGAGCACGCCGAGGTGCTGAACAAGGAAGCGTCGGACATTGCGATAAGCCGCCTCTCCTTCACTTACCCGGGCGCCGGCGGCGAAGCTTTGCACGATATCAGCCTGTCGGTCAAGGCGGGCCAAACGCTCGGCATCATCGGCAAAACCGGCAGCGGCAAAACGACGCTCGTCAAGCTGCTGCTGCGGATTTACGACCCGCCGGAAGGAACGGTGCGCATCGGCAGGCAGGATATACGCCGCGTCACCCTCGAAAGCTTGCGGAATCATATCGCTTACGTGCCGCAGGACGGCTTTTTGTTCAGCACGACGATCCGCGACAACATCGCCTTTTCCGACCGGGAGAAGCTCTCGGCCGCCGATGTCGAGAACGCTTCCCGGCAGGCGCAGCTCTATGACAATATTATCGAGTTCCCGGACCGGTTCGAGACGAAGCTCGGCGAGCGCGGAATTACGCTGTCCGGCGGGCAGAGGCAGCGGACCAGCCTGGCGCGCGGTTTCATCAAGGACGCTCCGATCCTCATCCTGGACGACAGCGTCAGCGCGGTGGATGCCGTCACCGAGACGAACATCATCCACCAGCTGCGCCAGGCGCGCAAAAACAAAACGACGATCATCATCGCGCACCGGATCAGCGCTTTAAAGCATGCGGACGAGATCATCGTCCTGGACGAAGGGCGCATCGTGCAGCGGGGAACCCACGAGCAGCTGCTCGCCGAAGGCGGACTTTATGCGTCCCTTCATGCCATTCAAGAGGAGGGAACGCGTTATGCCGAAGGAGAATAA
- a CDS encoding ThuA domain-containing protein: MSGRTNVLIIGDSTDAPYHPLEPAYKELNGILGGEFELEATEDYDRLTELWRNQAAYPLCISYTDCWNRDIKPEQTAGLLRYVAGGGGLLVIHNGISLQRSHELLQMIGAKFVTHPPFQRLSYYPAAEGHPLLEGVAPFTVDEEPYVFDFDPFTRKKVFLEYEFEGNRYPAGWEHTYGLGRVVYLQPGHRASSFGPEAYRRLVLNGARWASGRLGAAE; this comes from the coding sequence ATGAGCGGCAGAACGAACGTTTTAATCATCGGCGACAGCACCGATGCCCCATATCATCCGCTGGAGCCGGCCTATAAGGAACTGAACGGCATTCTCGGCGGCGAGTTTGAGCTTGAAGCCACGGAAGATTACGACCGGTTGACGGAGCTGTGGCGGAATCAGGCTGCGTACCCGCTGTGCATTTCCTATACGGACTGCTGGAATCGTGATATAAAACCGGAGCAAACCGCCGGTTTGCTCCGTTATGTGGCGGGCGGCGGGGGGCTTCTCGTCATCCACAACGGCATTTCGCTGCAGCGCAGCCACGAGCTGCTGCAGATGATCGGCGCCAAGTTCGTCACGCATCCGCCTTTCCAGCGGCTGAGCTACTATCCCGCGGCGGAAGGCCATCCGCTGCTTGAAGGCGTTGCACCGTTTACGGTGGATGAAGAGCCGTACGTGTTCGATTTTGACCCCTTTACCCGAAAAAAAGTGTTCCTGGAGTATGAATTTGAAGGGAACCGTTATCCCGCGGGCTGGGAGCATACATACGGCCTCGGCAGAGTCGTCTATTTGCAGCCGGGGCACCGCGCTTCGTCTTTTGGGCCTGAAGCGTACCGTCGGCTGGTGCTTAACGGCGCGCGCTGGGCGTCCGGACGGCTTGGCGCAGCCGAATAG
- a CDS encoding ABC transporter substrate-binding protein, whose protein sequence is MGLLQRFILNVFIGFAVLLSGCAAVTQDAGNNYEFKGSAGTRESLAAEPSRTADRTITLGFSQLGTESDWRNANTASIKDAAKEAEIRLIFENAEQSQEQQFQAVRSFIRQKVDVIAIAPVVEKGWEPILREARQAGIPVILVDRLAEVSDTSLYTALIGSDFYEEGRKAGKFVVDKVKNVPGPVGIAELKGTAGSAPSIGRGDGFREIVRNHSDLAILESAVGNFTFEEGKEAMRSILKARGAEVRVLFSHNDDMALGAIEAIEEYGLSPGKDIVIVSVDGTRRALVNLEKGKLNYVVECNPLLGPNLMQAVKELMRGRTLPKRILTPETVFTEATPAAELANRKY, encoded by the coding sequence ATGGGCTTGCTGCAGCGTTTCATCTTGAACGTCTTCATCGGATTTGCCGTGCTGCTGTCGGGATGTGCGGCTGTAACCCAGGATGCCGGCAACAATTACGAATTCAAGGGAAGCGCCGGGACGAGGGAGTCCCTTGCAGCCGAACCGTCACGGACGGCGGACCGGACCATCACTTTAGGCTTCTCCCAACTCGGCACGGAGAGCGATTGGCGCAACGCGAACACCGCTTCGATCAAGGACGCGGCGAAAGAGGCGGAGATCCGGCTGATATTCGAAAATGCCGAGCAATCGCAGGAGCAGCAGTTTCAGGCGGTAAGGTCGTTTATCCGGCAAAAGGTCGATGTGATTGCCATCGCGCCCGTTGTCGAGAAGGGCTGGGAGCCCATCCTGCGGGAAGCGAGGCAGGCGGGTATCCCCGTTATTTTGGTGGACCGGCTTGCGGAAGTATCGGACACCTCCCTGTACACGGCTCTGATCGGTTCGGATTTTTACGAGGAAGGCCGCAAAGCCGGAAAATTCGTGGTCGATAAAGTGAAAAATGTTCCGGGTCCCGTCGGCATTGCGGAATTAAAAGGAACGGCGGGGTCGGCGCCTTCCATCGGCCGGGGAGACGGCTTCCGCGAAATCGTTCGGAATCACAGCGACCTGGCGATTTTGGAAAGCGCGGTCGGAAACTTTACTTTTGAAGAGGGCAAGGAAGCGATGCGTTCCATCCTTAAAGCACGCGGGGCCGAGGTCCGCGTTCTCTTCAGCCATAACGACGATATGGCTCTCGGAGCGATCGAAGCCATAGAGGAATACGGTTTGAGTCCCGGCAAGGACATCGTCATCGTATCGGTGGACGGTACGCGCAGGGCGCTTGTCAACCTGGAGAAAGGCAAGCTGAACTACGTGGTGGAGTGCAACCCGCTGCTCGGGCCCAACTTGATGCAGGCAGTGAAGGAATTGATGAGGGGGAGAACCCTGCCCAAGCGGATCCTCACCCCGGAAACGGTATTTACCGAAGCCACCCCTGCCGCAGAGCTGGCGAATAGAAAGTATTGA